Proteins from a genomic interval of Diospyros lotus cultivar Yz01 chromosome 6, ASM1463336v1, whole genome shotgun sequence:
- the LOC127803446 gene encoding probable glutathione S-transferase parC → MIIAHKRREERQIIAEKMSTNKEVLLLDFWVSPFCLRTKIALTEKGVAYEAREEDLFGGKSELLLKTNPIYQKVPVFFHNDKPVLESTNIVSYIDDAWPSPPLLPSCPYGRAQARFWADFIDKKVFDGGNAIWRSKGEELEVAKKSFIEIVKQLEGALGEQDYFGGESFGFVDIILIPLTSWFYVYEKFGSFKLEDHCTKFSAWMERCAQRESVSKLLPDPEKVHEFVIMMRKMHGIE, encoded by the exons ATGATCATCGCccataagagaagagaagaaagacagATCATAGCAGAAAAGATGTCGACAAACAAAGAGGTGCTTCTTCTGGATTTCTGGGTTAGCCCATTCTGTCTAAGGACCAAGATTGCATTGACTGAGAAAGGTGTGGCTTATGAAGCGAGGGAGGAGGATTTGTTCGGGGGAAAGAGCGAGCTGCTGCTCAAAACAAATCCCATTTACCAGAAAGTGCCAGTGTTCTTCCACAATGACAAGCCAGTGCTTGAGTCCACCAACATTGTCAGCTACATTGACGACGCCTGGCCTTCTCCGCCATTGCTGCCATCCTGCCCATATGGGCGTGCCCAAGCCAGGTTCTGGGCTGACTTCATTGACAAGAAG GTGTTTGATGGGGGCAACGCAATTTGGAGGAGCAAAGGAGAGGAGCTAGAGGTGGCAAAGAAGAGCTTCATAGAGATCGTGAAGCAGCTTGAGGGAGCTTTGGGAGAGCAGGACTACTTTGGTGGAGAAAGCTTTGGGTTTGTTGACATAATACTCATCCCACTCACCTCCTGGTTCTATGTGTATGAGAAATTTGGGAGCTTTAAGCTTGAGGATCACTGCACTAAATTCTCTGCTTGGATGGAAAGGTGTGCCCAAAGAGAGAGCGTTTCCAAGCTTCTCCCTGACCCAGAAAAGGTCCATGAGTTTGTCATCATGATGAGGAAGATGCACGGCATTGAATAA
- the LOC127804717 gene encoding PH, RCC1 and FYVE domains-containing protein 1 isoform X3, translating to MRRKHNLGLSEGTINFSQVRSLSGSPTQSISERCFSDGLSCSSDSFYSESSLSSMQHVVDIVIPNSPYIYPDDLKKQRALYPGTDNQMNMLSGFDTPTHGSAEMEKNILRDVLIWGEGMVGGCFGGGLDKFTKHNEMQSDALFPKLLESTMMLDVQNLALGAKHAALVTKQGEVFCWGDGSRGKLGNKVNMHFTKPTIVESLCGVHVKSAVCGEYQTCALTFSGELYTWGDNCYGANLGGKDSNPVQWLPRKISGALDGVNVSQVACGEWHMAIVTTSGQLFTYGDGTFGVLGHGNLQSISQPREVESLRGLWVKCVACGPWHTAAIVEIMVDRFKFNNPGGKLFTWGDGDKGRLGHADQERKLLPTCVAQLVDYDFLQVSCGRMLTVALSKLGKVYTMGSTAHGQLGNPQAKDKLITIVQGKLKNEFIREISSGSYHVAALASNGNVYTWGKGMNGQLGLGDTIDRNCPTLVEALRDRQVESITCGSSFTAAICLHKSISSNDQSACRGCGIAFGFTRKKHNCYNCGLLFCHACSSKKAINASLAPTKNKYFRVCDPCFQHLTMITHSGGQPKLGNRSPRLLLSTQMGLSDGNVESGEPAATPSQMSLTRKSSKENGEYHERKNTKSKAEIQLPLGLSSLLSSGLPRWGQVTCPLIFKDYPGESRDFSAPKKQLSLASPIHSQQNPLESSSPSFTAMNVEKGFLESDRILTKEIQKLRAEVESLEKLCQTRSKKIQECKQRIEETWSLATEEAAKAKAAKEVIKILRSRLHTISEKLYGGKETKDQVGAHTPQIKSIPTDSPTLKAVNRLLIAIKLPPEVGPLEDRKVDSLCSSPIVFSNTLKSMCEGEFNHGSPIFAEEPVAEKTDSRQNGTRTPKIDRVEKYEPGVYITFINLPNGKRGLKRVRFSRKRFTEGEAEKWWEENQASVYHKYEIEEYIRSNQDKTSG from the exons ATGCGAAGAAAGCATAACCTGGGTCTTTCTGAGGGGACCATCAATTTCTCTCAG GTGCGCAGCTTATCTGGTAGTCCCACTCAGTCAATTTCAGAGAGGTGTTTTTCTGATGGCTTATCATGTTCTTCTGATAGTTTTTATTCGGAATCAAGTCTGTCAAGTATGCAGCATGTTGTGGATATAGTAATTCCAAACTCTCCATATATTTATCCGGATGATCTCAAGAAGCAGAGAGCATTATATCCTGGCACAGATAATCAAATGAATATGCTTAGTGGCTTTGACACACCCACTCATGGTTCAGCagaaatggaaaagaatatTCTGAGGGATGTCTTGATCTGGGGAGAAGGAATGGTAGGAGGGTGTTTTGGGGGTGGTCTTGATAAGTTTACTAAACATAATGAAATGCAGTCTGACGCTTTATTTCCAAAACTTCTGGAGTCTACAATGATGTTAGATGTCCAAAACTTGGCGTTAGGAGCAAAGCATGCTGCCTTAGTTACCAAACAAGGGGAAGTCTTTTGCTGGGGTGACGGCAGCAGGGGAAAGCTTGGTAATAAAGTTAACATGCATTTTACAAAGCCAACAATTGTAGAGTCTCTCTGTGGAGTTCATGTGAAATCAGCTGTCTGTGGTGAATACCAAACATGTGCTCTGACATTTTCTGGTGAACTTTACACATGGGGAGACAATTGTTATGGAGCCAACTTAGGAGGCAAGGATAGTAATCCAGTTCAGTGGCTACCACGTAAAATATCTGGTGCTCTGGATGGTGTTAATGTATCACAAGTTGCTTGTGGTGAATGGCACATGGCGATTGTGACCACCTCTGGCCAGTTATTTACATATGGAGATGGGACTTTTGGGGTTCTTGGCCATGGAAATCTTCAAAGTATTTCTCAACCAAGAGAAGTTGAATCTCTCAGGGGTTTGTGGGTGAAATGTGTTGCCTGTGGACCATGGCATACAGCAGCAATTGTGGAAATCATGGTTGATCGTTTTAAATTCAACAATCCAGGTGGTAAGTTATTTACATGGGGAGATGGTGATAAGGGAAGGCTTGGTCATGCTGATCAAGAGAGGAAGCTCTTACCAACATGTGTTGCGCAACTTGTGGATTATGATTTTCTTCAGGTATCCTGTGGAAGAATGTTGACTGTTGCACTTAGTAAGTTGGGTAAGGTTTATACGATGGGAAGTACAGCACATGGACAACTGGGCAACCCACAAGCCAAGGATAAATTGATTACAATCGTTCAGGGGAAgcttaaaaatgaatttattaggGAGATTTCATCAGGATCTTACCATGTTGCTGCCTTGGCATCAAATGGAAATGTTTATACATGGGGAAAAGGCATGAATGGACAGTTAGGATTAGGTGATACAATAGATAGGAATTGCCCGACACTAGTGGAGGCCTTGAGAGATAGGCAGGTAGAAAGTATTACTTGTGGTTCAAGCTTTACAGCTGCAATTTGTTTGCATAAATCCATCTCCAGTAATGATCAATCAGCTTGTAGAGGATGTGGTATAGCTTTTGGGTTCACAAGGAAGAAGCATAATTGTTATAACTGTGGTCTTTTATTTTGCCATGCTTGTAGCAGCAAGAAAGCCATAAATGCATCTCTGGCACCTACTAAAAACAAGTATTTTCGAGTCTGTGATCCATGCTTCCAGCACCTAACGATGATTACACACTCAGGTGGGCAGCCAAAGTTGGGAAACCGTAGTCCAAGACTACTACTAAGCACACAGATGGGGCTATCCGATGGGAATGTGGAAAGTGGAGAGCCAGCTGCTACACCAAGTCAAATGAGTTTAACCAGAAAATCTTCTAAAGAGAATGGCGAATACCATGAGAGGAAGAACACTAAAAGCAAAGCAGAAATTCAGCTGCCTTTAGGCCTCAGTTCTTTGCTTTCAAGTGGGTTGCCCAGATGGGGGCAAGTCACTTGCCCATTAATATTTAAAGATTATCCTGGAGAAAGCAGAGACTTTTCTGCTCCAAAGAAACAATTATCTTTGGCTTCTCCTATCCATTCACAACAGAACCCCTTGGAATCCAGTTCTCCATCTTTCACTGCCATGAATGTGGAGAAAGGCTTCTTGGAGTCTGACCGTATTCTAACTAAAGAAATTCAGAAGCTAAGAGCTGAG GTTGAGAGTCTTGAAAAGCTATGTCaaacaagaagcaagaagattCAAGAATGCAAGCAAAGAATTGAAGAAACATGGTCTCTGGCAACTGAGGAAGCTGCCAAGGCCAAAGCAGCAAAGGAggttataaaaattttaagatcaaGG CTTCATACTATCTCAGAGAAACTTTATGGTGGAAAGGAAACAAAAGATCAAGTTGGTGCTCATACGCCTCAAATCAAGTCTATACCTACGGATAGCCCAACCCTGAAGGCTGTGAACAGATTGTTAATTGCTATAAAGTTGCCTCCTGAAGTTGGACCTCTAGAAGACAGAAAAGTTGATAGTCTGTGTAGTTCCCCTATTGTGTTCTCTAATACCCTCAAATCCATGTGTGAGGGAGAGTTCAATCATGGCAGCCCTATATTTGCAGAGGAACCAGTCGCTGAAAAAACAGATTCTAGGCAAAATGGTACTAGAACACCGAAGATTGATCGGGTGGAGAAGTATGAACCGGGTGTGTATATAACATTCATAAATTTGCCAAATGGGAAGAGGGGCCTCAAGAGAGTGAGATTCAG TCGGAAGAGATTCACCGAAGGGGAAGCAGAGAAATGGTGGGAAGAGAATCAAGCGTCAGTATACCACAAGTATGAGATTGAAGAGTACATAAGATCCAACCAGGATAAGACCAGTGGCTGA
- the LOC127804717 gene encoding PH, RCC1 and FYVE domains-containing protein 1 isoform X2, with protein sequence MSEDFVASVSSDRQVEQALVALKKGAHLLKYGRRGKPKFFRLSTDEKFLIWYSGQEERQLRLTSVTKIIHGQRTTNFQRQLQPERESQSFSIIYANGQHSLDLICKDKAQADSWCLGLRDVIARCQHFKSLGGPKTRRVAQSCVNSPAGYMRRKHNLGLSEGTINFSQVRSLSGSPTQSISERCFSDGLSCSSDSFYSESSLSSMQHVVDIVIPNSPYIYPDDLKKQRALYPGTDNQMNMLSGFDTPTHGSAEMEKNILRDVLIWGEGMVGGCFGGGLDKFTKHNEMQSDALFPKLLESTMMLDVQNLALGAKHAALVTKQGEVFCWGDGSRGKLGNKVNMHFTKPTIVESLCGVHVKSAVCGEYQTCALTFSGELYTWGDNCYGANLGGKDSNPVQWLPRKISGALDGVNVSQVACGEWHMAIVTTSGQLFTYGDGTFGVLGHGNLQSISQPREVESLRGLWVKCVACGPWHTAAIVEIMVDRFKFNNPGGKLFTWGDGDKGRLGHADQERKLLPTCVAQLVDYDFLQVSCGRMLTVALSKLGKVYTMGSTAHGQLGNPQAKDKLITIVQGKLKNEFIREISSGSYHVAALASNGNVYTWGKGMNGQLGLGDTIDRNCPTLVEALRDRQVESITCGSSFTAAICLHKSISSNDQSACRGCGIAFGFTRKKHNCYNCGLLFCHACSSKKAINASLAPTKNKYFRVCDPCFQHLTMITHSGGQPKLGNRSPRLLLSTQMGLSDGNVESGEPAATPSQMSLTRKSSKENGEYHERKNTKSKAEIQLPLGLSSLLSSGLPRWGQVTCPLIFKDYPGESRDFSAPKKQLSLASPIHSQQNPLESSSPSFTAMNVEKGFLESDRILTKEIQKLRAELHTISEKLYGGKETKDQVGAHTPQIKSIPTDSPTLKAVNRLLIAIKLPPEVGPLEDRKVDSLCSSPIVFSNTLKSMCEGEFNHGSPIFAEEPVAEKTDSRQNGTRTPKIDRVEKYEPGVYITFINLPNGKRGLKRVRFSRKRFTEGEAEKWWEENQASVYHKYEIEEYIRSNQDKTSG encoded by the exons ATGAGCGAGGACTTCGTTGCGTCGGTGTCCTCTGACAGACAAGTCGAGCAG GCACTTGTGGCTTTGAAGAAGGGTGCACATCTTTTGAAGTATGGCCGACGAGGGAAGCCCAAATTCTTCAGGTTGTCCACG GATGAGAAATTTTTGATTTGGTATTCTGGTCAGGAGGAAAGACAATTGAGACTAACCTCAGTTACAAAGATTATTCATGGACAGAGGACG ACAAATTTTCAAAGGCAACTTCAGCCAGAAAGAGAAAGTCAGTCCTTTTCAATAATCTATGCAAATGGCCAACATTCTCTTGATCTG ATATGCAAGGACAAAGCACAGGCTGATTCGTGGTGCTTAGGCTTGAGAGATGTGATAGCCAGATGTCAACACTTTAAATCATTGGGTGGTCCAAAAACCAGAAGAGTGGCACAATCTTGTGTCAATAGCCCAGCTGGTTACATGCGAAGAAAGCATAACCTGGGTCTTTCTGAGGGGACCATCAATTTCTCTCAG GTGCGCAGCTTATCTGGTAGTCCCACTCAGTCAATTTCAGAGAGGTGTTTTTCTGATGGCTTATCATGTTCTTCTGATAGTTTTTATTCGGAATCAAGTCTGTCAAGTATGCAGCATGTTGTGGATATAGTAATTCCAAACTCTCCATATATTTATCCGGATGATCTCAAGAAGCAGAGAGCATTATATCCTGGCACAGATAATCAAATGAATATGCTTAGTGGCTTTGACACACCCACTCATGGTTCAGCagaaatggaaaagaatatTCTGAGGGATGTCTTGATCTGGGGAGAAGGAATGGTAGGAGGGTGTTTTGGGGGTGGTCTTGATAAGTTTACTAAACATAATGAAATGCAGTCTGACGCTTTATTTCCAAAACTTCTGGAGTCTACAATGATGTTAGATGTCCAAAACTTGGCGTTAGGAGCAAAGCATGCTGCCTTAGTTACCAAACAAGGGGAAGTCTTTTGCTGGGGTGACGGCAGCAGGGGAAAGCTTGGTAATAAAGTTAACATGCATTTTACAAAGCCAACAATTGTAGAGTCTCTCTGTGGAGTTCATGTGAAATCAGCTGTCTGTGGTGAATACCAAACATGTGCTCTGACATTTTCTGGTGAACTTTACACATGGGGAGACAATTGTTATGGAGCCAACTTAGGAGGCAAGGATAGTAATCCAGTTCAGTGGCTACCACGTAAAATATCTGGTGCTCTGGATGGTGTTAATGTATCACAAGTTGCTTGTGGTGAATGGCACATGGCGATTGTGACCACCTCTGGCCAGTTATTTACATATGGAGATGGGACTTTTGGGGTTCTTGGCCATGGAAATCTTCAAAGTATTTCTCAACCAAGAGAAGTTGAATCTCTCAGGGGTTTGTGGGTGAAATGTGTTGCCTGTGGACCATGGCATACAGCAGCAATTGTGGAAATCATGGTTGATCGTTTTAAATTCAACAATCCAGGTGGTAAGTTATTTACATGGGGAGATGGTGATAAGGGAAGGCTTGGTCATGCTGATCAAGAGAGGAAGCTCTTACCAACATGTGTTGCGCAACTTGTGGATTATGATTTTCTTCAGGTATCCTGTGGAAGAATGTTGACTGTTGCACTTAGTAAGTTGGGTAAGGTTTATACGATGGGAAGTACAGCACATGGACAACTGGGCAACCCACAAGCCAAGGATAAATTGATTACAATCGTTCAGGGGAAgcttaaaaatgaatttattaggGAGATTTCATCAGGATCTTACCATGTTGCTGCCTTGGCATCAAATGGAAATGTTTATACATGGGGAAAAGGCATGAATGGACAGTTAGGATTAGGTGATACAATAGATAGGAATTGCCCGACACTAGTGGAGGCCTTGAGAGATAGGCAGGTAGAAAGTATTACTTGTGGTTCAAGCTTTACAGCTGCAATTTGTTTGCATAAATCCATCTCCAGTAATGATCAATCAGCTTGTAGAGGATGTGGTATAGCTTTTGGGTTCACAAGGAAGAAGCATAATTGTTATAACTGTGGTCTTTTATTTTGCCATGCTTGTAGCAGCAAGAAAGCCATAAATGCATCTCTGGCACCTACTAAAAACAAGTATTTTCGAGTCTGTGATCCATGCTTCCAGCACCTAACGATGATTACACACTCAGGTGGGCAGCCAAAGTTGGGAAACCGTAGTCCAAGACTACTACTAAGCACACAGATGGGGCTATCCGATGGGAATGTGGAAAGTGGAGAGCCAGCTGCTACACCAAGTCAAATGAGTTTAACCAGAAAATCTTCTAAAGAGAATGGCGAATACCATGAGAGGAAGAACACTAAAAGCAAAGCAGAAATTCAGCTGCCTTTAGGCCTCAGTTCTTTGCTTTCAAGTGGGTTGCCCAGATGGGGGCAAGTCACTTGCCCATTAATATTTAAAGATTATCCTGGAGAAAGCAGAGACTTTTCTGCTCCAAAGAAACAATTATCTTTGGCTTCTCCTATCCATTCACAACAGAACCCCTTGGAATCCAGTTCTCCATCTTTCACTGCCATGAATGTGGAGAAAGGCTTCTTGGAGTCTGACCGTATTCTAACTAAAGAAATTCAGAAGCTAAGAGCTGAG CTTCATACTATCTCAGAGAAACTTTATGGTGGAAAGGAAACAAAAGATCAAGTTGGTGCTCATACGCCTCAAATCAAGTCTATACCTACGGATAGCCCAACCCTGAAGGCTGTGAACAGATTGTTAATTGCTATAAAGTTGCCTCCTGAAGTTGGACCTCTAGAAGACAGAAAAGTTGATAGTCTGTGTAGTTCCCCTATTGTGTTCTCTAATACCCTCAAATCCATGTGTGAGGGAGAGTTCAATCATGGCAGCCCTATATTTGCAGAGGAACCAGTCGCTGAAAAAACAGATTCTAGGCAAAATGGTACTAGAACACCGAAGATTGATCGGGTGGAGAAGTATGAACCGGGTGTGTATATAACATTCATAAATTTGCCAAATGGGAAGAGGGGCCTCAAGAGAGTGAGATTCAG TCGGAAGAGATTCACCGAAGGGGAAGCAGAGAAATGGTGGGAAGAGAATCAAGCGTCAGTATACCACAAGTATGAGATTGAAGAGTACATAAGATCCAACCAGGATAAGACCAGTGGCTGA
- the LOC127804717 gene encoding PH, RCC1 and FYVE domains-containing protein 1 isoform X1 codes for MSEDFVASVSSDRQVEQALVALKKGAHLLKYGRRGKPKFFRLSTDEKFLIWYSGQEERQLRLTSVTKIIHGQRTTNFQRQLQPERESQSFSIIYANGQHSLDLICKDKAQADSWCLGLRDVIARCQHFKSLGGPKTRRVAQSCVNSPAGYMRRKHNLGLSEGTINFSQVRSLSGSPTQSISERCFSDGLSCSSDSFYSESSLSSMQHVVDIVIPNSPYIYPDDLKKQRALYPGTDNQMNMLSGFDTPTHGSAEMEKNILRDVLIWGEGMVGGCFGGGLDKFTKHNEMQSDALFPKLLESTMMLDVQNLALGAKHAALVTKQGEVFCWGDGSRGKLGNKVNMHFTKPTIVESLCGVHVKSAVCGEYQTCALTFSGELYTWGDNCYGANLGGKDSNPVQWLPRKISGALDGVNVSQVACGEWHMAIVTTSGQLFTYGDGTFGVLGHGNLQSISQPREVESLRGLWVKCVACGPWHTAAIVEIMVDRFKFNNPGGKLFTWGDGDKGRLGHADQERKLLPTCVAQLVDYDFLQVSCGRMLTVALSKLGKVYTMGSTAHGQLGNPQAKDKLITIVQGKLKNEFIREISSGSYHVAALASNGNVYTWGKGMNGQLGLGDTIDRNCPTLVEALRDRQVESITCGSSFTAAICLHKSISSNDQSACRGCGIAFGFTRKKHNCYNCGLLFCHACSSKKAINASLAPTKNKYFRVCDPCFQHLTMITHSGGQPKLGNRSPRLLLSTQMGLSDGNVESGEPAATPSQMSLTRKSSKENGEYHERKNTKSKAEIQLPLGLSSLLSSGLPRWGQVTCPLIFKDYPGESRDFSAPKKQLSLASPIHSQQNPLESSSPSFTAMNVEKGFLESDRILTKEIQKLRAEVESLEKLCQTRSKKIQECKQRIEETWSLATEEAAKAKAAKEVIKILRSRLHTISEKLYGGKETKDQVGAHTPQIKSIPTDSPTLKAVNRLLIAIKLPPEVGPLEDRKVDSLCSSPIVFSNTLKSMCEGEFNHGSPIFAEEPVAEKTDSRQNGTRTPKIDRVEKYEPGVYITFINLPNGKRGLKRVRFSRKRFTEGEAEKWWEENQASVYHKYEIEEYIRSNQDKTSG; via the exons ATGAGCGAGGACTTCGTTGCGTCGGTGTCCTCTGACAGACAAGTCGAGCAG GCACTTGTGGCTTTGAAGAAGGGTGCACATCTTTTGAAGTATGGCCGACGAGGGAAGCCCAAATTCTTCAGGTTGTCCACG GATGAGAAATTTTTGATTTGGTATTCTGGTCAGGAGGAAAGACAATTGAGACTAACCTCAGTTACAAAGATTATTCATGGACAGAGGACG ACAAATTTTCAAAGGCAACTTCAGCCAGAAAGAGAAAGTCAGTCCTTTTCAATAATCTATGCAAATGGCCAACATTCTCTTGATCTG ATATGCAAGGACAAAGCACAGGCTGATTCGTGGTGCTTAGGCTTGAGAGATGTGATAGCCAGATGTCAACACTTTAAATCATTGGGTGGTCCAAAAACCAGAAGAGTGGCACAATCTTGTGTCAATAGCCCAGCTGGTTACATGCGAAGAAAGCATAACCTGGGTCTTTCTGAGGGGACCATCAATTTCTCTCAG GTGCGCAGCTTATCTGGTAGTCCCACTCAGTCAATTTCAGAGAGGTGTTTTTCTGATGGCTTATCATGTTCTTCTGATAGTTTTTATTCGGAATCAAGTCTGTCAAGTATGCAGCATGTTGTGGATATAGTAATTCCAAACTCTCCATATATTTATCCGGATGATCTCAAGAAGCAGAGAGCATTATATCCTGGCACAGATAATCAAATGAATATGCTTAGTGGCTTTGACACACCCACTCATGGTTCAGCagaaatggaaaagaatatTCTGAGGGATGTCTTGATCTGGGGAGAAGGAATGGTAGGAGGGTGTTTTGGGGGTGGTCTTGATAAGTTTACTAAACATAATGAAATGCAGTCTGACGCTTTATTTCCAAAACTTCTGGAGTCTACAATGATGTTAGATGTCCAAAACTTGGCGTTAGGAGCAAAGCATGCTGCCTTAGTTACCAAACAAGGGGAAGTCTTTTGCTGGGGTGACGGCAGCAGGGGAAAGCTTGGTAATAAAGTTAACATGCATTTTACAAAGCCAACAATTGTAGAGTCTCTCTGTGGAGTTCATGTGAAATCAGCTGTCTGTGGTGAATACCAAACATGTGCTCTGACATTTTCTGGTGAACTTTACACATGGGGAGACAATTGTTATGGAGCCAACTTAGGAGGCAAGGATAGTAATCCAGTTCAGTGGCTACCACGTAAAATATCTGGTGCTCTGGATGGTGTTAATGTATCACAAGTTGCTTGTGGTGAATGGCACATGGCGATTGTGACCACCTCTGGCCAGTTATTTACATATGGAGATGGGACTTTTGGGGTTCTTGGCCATGGAAATCTTCAAAGTATTTCTCAACCAAGAGAAGTTGAATCTCTCAGGGGTTTGTGGGTGAAATGTGTTGCCTGTGGACCATGGCATACAGCAGCAATTGTGGAAATCATGGTTGATCGTTTTAAATTCAACAATCCAGGTGGTAAGTTATTTACATGGGGAGATGGTGATAAGGGAAGGCTTGGTCATGCTGATCAAGAGAGGAAGCTCTTACCAACATGTGTTGCGCAACTTGTGGATTATGATTTTCTTCAGGTATCCTGTGGAAGAATGTTGACTGTTGCACTTAGTAAGTTGGGTAAGGTTTATACGATGGGAAGTACAGCACATGGACAACTGGGCAACCCACAAGCCAAGGATAAATTGATTACAATCGTTCAGGGGAAgcttaaaaatgaatttattaggGAGATTTCATCAGGATCTTACCATGTTGCTGCCTTGGCATCAAATGGAAATGTTTATACATGGGGAAAAGGCATGAATGGACAGTTAGGATTAGGTGATACAATAGATAGGAATTGCCCGACACTAGTGGAGGCCTTGAGAGATAGGCAGGTAGAAAGTATTACTTGTGGTTCAAGCTTTACAGCTGCAATTTGTTTGCATAAATCCATCTCCAGTAATGATCAATCAGCTTGTAGAGGATGTGGTATAGCTTTTGGGTTCACAAGGAAGAAGCATAATTGTTATAACTGTGGTCTTTTATTTTGCCATGCTTGTAGCAGCAAGAAAGCCATAAATGCATCTCTGGCACCTACTAAAAACAAGTATTTTCGAGTCTGTGATCCATGCTTCCAGCACCTAACGATGATTACACACTCAGGTGGGCAGCCAAAGTTGGGAAACCGTAGTCCAAGACTACTACTAAGCACACAGATGGGGCTATCCGATGGGAATGTGGAAAGTGGAGAGCCAGCTGCTACACCAAGTCAAATGAGTTTAACCAGAAAATCTTCTAAAGAGAATGGCGAATACCATGAGAGGAAGAACACTAAAAGCAAAGCAGAAATTCAGCTGCCTTTAGGCCTCAGTTCTTTGCTTTCAAGTGGGTTGCCCAGATGGGGGCAAGTCACTTGCCCATTAATATTTAAAGATTATCCTGGAGAAAGCAGAGACTTTTCTGCTCCAAAGAAACAATTATCTTTGGCTTCTCCTATCCATTCACAACAGAACCCCTTGGAATCCAGTTCTCCATCTTTCACTGCCATGAATGTGGAGAAAGGCTTCTTGGAGTCTGACCGTATTCTAACTAAAGAAATTCAGAAGCTAAGAGCTGAG GTTGAGAGTCTTGAAAAGCTATGTCaaacaagaagcaagaagattCAAGAATGCAAGCAAAGAATTGAAGAAACATGGTCTCTGGCAACTGAGGAAGCTGCCAAGGCCAAAGCAGCAAAGGAggttataaaaattttaagatcaaGG CTTCATACTATCTCAGAGAAACTTTATGGTGGAAAGGAAACAAAAGATCAAGTTGGTGCTCATACGCCTCAAATCAAGTCTATACCTACGGATAGCCCAACCCTGAAGGCTGTGAACAGATTGTTAATTGCTATAAAGTTGCCTCCTGAAGTTGGACCTCTAGAAGACAGAAAAGTTGATAGTCTGTGTAGTTCCCCTATTGTGTTCTCTAATACCCTCAAATCCATGTGTGAGGGAGAGTTCAATCATGGCAGCCCTATATTTGCAGAGGAACCAGTCGCTGAAAAAACAGATTCTAGGCAAAATGGTACTAGAACACCGAAGATTGATCGGGTGGAGAAGTATGAACCGGGTGTGTATATAACATTCATAAATTTGCCAAATGGGAAGAGGGGCCTCAAGAGAGTGAGATTCAG TCGGAAGAGATTCACCGAAGGGGAAGCAGAGAAATGGTGGGAAGAGAATCAAGCGTCAGTATACCACAAGTATGAGATTGAAGAGTACATAAGATCCAACCAGGATAAGACCAGTGGCTGA